In Rutidosis leptorrhynchoides isolate AG116_Rl617_1_P2 chromosome 2, CSIRO_AGI_Rlap_v1, whole genome shotgun sequence, one genomic interval encodes:
- the LOC139894504 gene encoding elongation factor Tu, chloroplastic-like → MASISAAATAATSFTYTTTSATSQSPSISPSPKLLLSSSSFISKSTTNLFIHNNSHSSAAVSHRRKTLTVRAARGKYERTKPHVNIGTIGHVDHGKTTLTAALTMALASSGGGIGKKYDEIDAAPEERARGITINTATVEYETENRHYAHVDCPGHADYVKNMITGAAQMDGAILVVSGADGPMPQTKEHVLLAKQVGVPNMVVFLNKQDQVDDEELLELVELEVRELLSSYEFPGDDIPIISGSALLALEALTENPKIVKGENKWVDKIYELMAAVDEYIPIPQRQTELPFLCAIEDVFSITGRGTVATGRVERGTVRIGESVEIVGLKDTRTTIVTGVEMFQKLLDEALAGDNVGLLLRGIQKTDIQRGMVLAKPGSITPHTKFEALVYVLKKEEGGRHSPFFAGYRPQFYMRTTDVTGKVTAIMNDKDEESKMVMPGDRVKMVVELIMPIACEQGMRFAIREGGKTVGAGVIQSIIE, encoded by the coding sequence ATGGCTTCCATCTCCGCTGCAGCCACCGCTGCCACGTCATTCACTTACACCACCACCTCTGCCACGTCACAATCCCCCTCAATTTCACCTTCTCCTAAATTACTCctttcatcttcttcatttatCTCTAAATCCACCACAAATCTATTCATTCACAACAACTCACATTCTTCCGCCGCCGTATCCCACCGCCGAAAAACCCTAACTGTCCGCGCTGCACGTGGCAAATACGAACGTACTAAACCACATGTCAACATCGGAACTATCGGCCACGTTGACCACGGTAAGACCACACTCACTGCCGCACTCACTATGGCGTTAGCCTCCTCCGGCGGAGGAATCGGAAAGAAGTACGACGAAATTGACGCCGCGCCGGAAGAACGAGCCCGTGGTATCACAATTAACACTGCTACCGTTGAATACGAGACAGAAAACCGTCATTACGCTCACGTTGACTGCCCCGGTCACGCTGATTACGTTAAAAATATGATTACCGGAGCTGCACAAATGGACGGAGCTATTCTTGTTGTTTCAGGCGCCGACGGGCCTATGCCGCAAACGAAAGAGCACGTGTTGCTTGCGAAACAAGTAGGTGTGCCTAATATGGTTGTGTTTTTAAATAAACAAGATCAAGTTGATGATGAAGAATTGTTAGAATTAGTTGAATTAGAAGTTAGGGAGTTGTTGAGCTCTTATGAATTCCCCGGTGATGATATTCCGATTATATCAGGGTCGGCTTTGTTAGCGTTAGAAGCTTTAACTGAAAACCCTAAAATTGTGAAAGGTGAAAACAAATGGGTGGATAAAATCTACGAATTAATGGCTGCGGTTGATGAGTACATTCCGATTCCCCAAAGACAAACCGAGTTACCGTTTTTATGCGCGATTGAAGATGTGTTTTCAATTACGGGTCGTGGAACGGTTGCAACGGGTCGGGTTGAAAGAGGTACAGTTAGGATTGGTGAGAGTGTTGAGATTGTAGGGTTGAAAGATACTAGAACTACTATTGTTACAGGTGTTGAAATGTTTCAAAAGCTTCTTGATGAAGCGTTGGCTGGTGATAATGTTGGTCTTTTGTTAAGAGGTATTCAAAAGACTGATATTCAAAGAGGGATGGTTTTGGCGAAACCTGGATCGATTACGCCACACACCAAGTTTGAAGCTTTGGTGTATGTTTTGAAGAAAGAAGAAGGTGGAAGGCATTCGCCGTTTTTTGCAGGGTATAGACCGCAGTTTTACATGAGGACGACTGATGTTACTGGGAAAGTAACGGCTATTATGAATGATAAAGATGAGGAATCGAAGATGGTTATGCCTGGTGATCGTGTGAAGATGGTGGTTGAACTTATTATGCCTATTGCTTGTGAACAAGGAATGAGGTTTGCTATCAGAGAAGGTGGAAAGACTGTTGGTGCTGGTGTTATTCAGTCGATTATCGAGTGA